One genomic segment of Devosia sp. includes these proteins:
- a CDS encoding tripartite tricarboxylate transporter substrate-binding protein, protein MKTHALIAGLATAIAFTAPALAQAWPERPVNMIVAYGAGGGTDTLARIVADPLSRVVGQPVVVENRAGAGGTIGAAAAAQANADGYTLYMMANGHTVAGAMYASLPYDPVSDFQGISEVASMPLVVIARPDFEASTLEELIALSKERPGELNFASVGVGSSQHFAGELLAETAGIDMMHIPYQNTPEALAAVLSGEVDMLVEVLAPMLGQITSGDIKAIVATSAERHPKIPEVATVAEGGFADFDVSTWYGIAVPAGTDAALVGEINAAVAEALKDEALIQQLGESGYIVQSSDPADFTAKIGSEVERWQQVRVNAGIDQL, encoded by the coding sequence ATGAAGACACATGCCCTGATCGCCGGACTGGCGACTGCAATCGCGTTCACCGCGCCGGCGCTTGCGCAGGCCTGGCCGGAGCGCCCCGTCAACATGATCGTGGCCTATGGTGCCGGTGGTGGCACCGACACGCTGGCCCGCATCGTCGCCGATCCGCTTTCGCGCGTGGTTGGCCAGCCGGTGGTGGTGGAGAACCGCGCCGGTGCCGGTGGCACGATCGGCGCGGCGGCGGCTGCCCAGGCCAATGCCGATGGCTATACGCTCTACATGATGGCCAATGGCCACACGGTGGCAGGCGCCATGTATGCCAGCCTGCCCTATGACCCGGTGAGCGATTTCCAGGGCATTTCGGAAGTGGCCTCCATGCCGCTGGTGGTGATTGCGCGCCCCGATTTCGAAGCCAGTACGCTGGAAGAACTCATCGCGCTGTCCAAGGAACGCCCGGGCGAGCTCAACTTCGCCAGTGTCGGCGTGGGCTCCTCACAGCACTTTGCCGGTGAACTGCTGGCGGAAACCGCCGGCATCGACATGATGCACATCCCCTACCAGAACACGCCCGAAGCGCTGGCAGCGGTGCTGTCCGGCGAGGTGGACATGCTGGTCGAAGTGCTCGCGCCCATGCTGGGCCAGATCACCAGCGGCGACATCAAGGCCATCGTGGCGACCAGCGCCGAACGGCATCCGAAAATCCCCGAAGTCGCCACGGTGGCCGAAGGTGGATTTGCCGATTTCGACGTTTCGACCTGGTATGGCATTGCCGTTCCGGCCGGTACGGACGCCGCCCTGGTTGGCGAAATCAATGCCGCGGTGGCCGAAGCCCTCAAGGACGAGGCGCTGATCCAGCAACTCGGCGAGAGCGGCTATATCGTGCAGTCCTCGGACCCGGCCGATTTCACTGCCAAGATCGGCTCGGAAGTGGAGCGCTGGCAGCAGGTGCGCGTCAACGCCGGCATCGACCAGCTCTGA